The following are from one region of the Bacteroidota bacterium genome:
- a CDS encoding YwbE family protein, which produces MKGQNRSDIKAGMEVSIVMKEDQRTGELTEGIVRDTLTKSPFHPHGIKVRLETGEVGRVKNIISEDI; this is translated from the coding sequence ATGAAAGGTCAAAACCGGAGCGACATCAAAGCAGGAATGGAAGTAAGCATCGTTATGAAAGAAGATCAGCGGACAGGAGAGCTTACCGAAGGCATTGTCCGGGATACCCTTACGAAAAGCCCTTTTCATCCTCACGGTATAAAAGTTCGGTTGGAAACCGGAGAAGTGGGACGTGTAAAAAATATCATTTCAGAAGACATATAA
- a CDS encoding VF530 family protein, translating to MNQPNNPLHGITLEAIIIQLVDHLGWEEMGRRININCFKSNPSVKSSLAFLRKTPWAREKVEQLFLTVMREK from the coding sequence ATGAATCAGCCGAATAATCCACTGCATGGAATAACACTGGAGGCAATAATCATTCAGCTGGTTGACCATTTGGGATGGGAAGAAATGGGCCGCCGCATCAATATTAATTGCTTTAAAAGTAATCCCAGCGTAAAATCAAGTCTTGCTTTTCTGCGCAAAACACCCTGGGCGCGCGAAAAAGTGGAGCAACTATTTTTAACCGTCATGCGTGAAAAGTAA
- a CDS encoding DEAD/DEAH box helicase, whose protein sequence is MTFSELNLNGPLLNALADLDYVDPTPIQQKAFPIIMSGRNVVGIAQTGTGKTFAYLLPLLRQLTFSEQKDPRILILAPTRELVIQIVGEVEKLLKYTHFRFAGVYGGANINMQKKVVYNGLDVIVATPGRLLDLALSGVLQLKSIQKLVIDEVDEMLGLGFRTQLTNLLELLPVRRQNLMFSATLNPDVEALIANSMPAPVKIEITAHGTPIEKIVQRAFHVPNFNTKVNLLKMLLDADPDMTKVLVFTATKKLADRLFEQAELLFPGQVSVIHSNKSHNNRLDAIKQLQQGTKRLLIATDIIARGMDIMDVSHVINFDMPDVPGDYIHRLGRTGRADKDGIAISFINQTEREYQENIEQMMNMAIPMEALPEGIVISDVYYEEERIAPKFDKNYRKEPSIKDSQGAFHEKKGKNMKVNLGCAWKRNPKFTKTGKRIKNRPR, encoded by the coding sequence TTGACATTCAGTGAATTAAATTTGAACGGTCCATTGCTCAATGCTCTGGCCGACCTTGATTATGTTGATCCTACGCCCATACAGCAAAAGGCTTTTCCGATAATTATGTCGGGAAGGAATGTTGTGGGGATTGCACAAACCGGAACAGGTAAAACATTTGCTTATCTGCTTCCGCTGCTCAGGCAGTTGACGTTTTCCGAACAAAAAGACCCGCGCATTCTGATTCTGGCTCCAACACGCGAACTGGTTATACAGATTGTCGGTGAAGTGGAAAAATTGCTGAAGTACACCCATTTTCGCTTTGCCGGTGTATACGGAGGTGCAAACATCAACATGCAGAAAAAAGTAGTTTACAACGGACTGGATGTTATTGTTGCTACACCCGGCCGCCTGCTCGATTTGGCCCTGTCGGGAGTGCTGCAGCTGAAAAGTATTCAAAAACTGGTTATCGACGAAGTGGATGAAATGCTGGGACTCGGTTTTCGCACCCAGCTTACAAACCTGCTTGAATTATTGCCCGTAAGAAGACAGAACCTGATGTTTTCAGCCACACTCAACCCTGACGTGGAGGCTCTCATCGCCAATTCAATGCCGGCACCCGTTAAAATTGAGATTACTGCACACGGCACACCCATTGAAAAGATTGTACAGCGGGCATTTCACGTTCCCAATTTCAATACCAAGGTAAACCTGCTGAAAATGTTGCTTGATGCAGATCCGGACATGACCAAAGTTTTGGTGTTTACCGCAACCAAAAAACTGGCCGACCGTTTGTTCGAGCAGGCAGAACTTTTGTTTCCCGGTCAGGTAAGTGTAATACATTCCAATAAATCGCACAACAACAGACTTGACGCCATAAAGCAATTGCAGCAGGGCACCAAACGTCTGCTGATCGCTACCGATATTATTGCACGCGGTATGGATATTATGGACGTTTCCCACGTTATTAATTTTGATATGCCCGATGTTCCCGGCGATTATATTCACCGGCTCGGACGTACCGGAAGAGCAGACAAAGACGGTATCGCGATATCATTTATTAACCAGACAGAACGGGAGTATCAGGAAAATATTGAGCAGATGATGAACATGGCCATTCCCATGGAGGCATTACCTGAAGGCATCGTTATTTCTGATGTATATTATGAGGAAGAGCGCATTGCGCCCAAATTTGATAAGAATTACCGTAAAGAGCCATCGATAAAAGATTCGCAAGGTGCATTCCACGAGAAAAAGGGGAAGAATATGAAGGTGAATCTGGGATGTGCCTGGAAACGGAATCCTAAATTCACGAAAACAGGCAAACGGATTAAAAACCGACCGCGTTAG